The following DNA comes from Anastrepha obliqua isolate idAnaObli1 chromosome 1, idAnaObli1_1.0, whole genome shotgun sequence.
acaaaaatcgCCAACTTTGTCACGCACACACAACCGAttgcaagaaaaacaaaaatgtttgtcaACGTCGATCTGTTGAactttcaaccgatttttatgatTTGTTGCCTGTTTGTgacaagtaaacaaaaacaaatgacaaaaattcaagatgccagtagtaaacaaaaacaaatgacaAAGATTCAGTTATCGAATGTATCTCGCTTGTGCTCACGACATTGCAGCACAGTGTGCAATATTCCACAGTGGAGAATAACAGCGCTTACGAGAAACAACTAATATTATTGCAATgcgaaaataaagggtggtaaaatttcaagggccgatgttgaatgtgaaccacacctaaacgtcaacgacaccgttggacttctttctttggcgttatttgaaagaaaaggtgtacgtcgataagccagcaatatttcaagaactaaaggatgagataattcggcacattaatggcatagaaccttaattatgcctcagtgtcatcgaaaatttggaccatcggatggagatgtgccgccgaggccgaggcgaccatttggccgatattttattccacacGTAACTGAGccaatattattattgtataataaagagaaatgacaagaatttcctaaaaaaatgtattttattcaaaatcaacaccggcccttgaaacttaaccaccctttactaacATATTTTAGGTGAATTTTCTGAACACCCCAGTACGGCAGTACgatttgtttgtgaatttttcgttttGGATTATCTTTTTGAAGGTATGGTGGAGCAAGTAGAGAAGGTAcggtcacctaagtatcctatattaaataaaaccaactcaaccctctgtttcacaaaaggatgcacagttacctttcctgagaagatcgagtggaaaacaaacccaaaatggatgaatgatgattcacaaaaatgctgcactgatggatcaaaaacaccttatggtgaaggagcaggagtagtgggacccagaatccacaaatcattcactctcaccagggacaccacctatttccaagcggaattatacgcaataatggaagcagcaaacatcatgcaacgtagaaaccacaagagagtagaGATcagaatactctcggacagccaattagttctaaaagctttgatagctatacctacaactcaaaaactctcttagaatgccacaaggcactcaataacctggcatccaaaatcaatgtctcattaatttgggtaccagggcatgagggatatgacggcaatgaaaaggcagactttcaagccaaaaaaggggcagatgtaaatttcatcggacctagtctcatgtttggatttaaaaaaaaaacagcctaaaacaaaaagtaaaatactgggccaaaactctaataaataagcattggaacaacgtagagggtcttagacactccaaaaagttcttaagtttcaatgctaaaagagctaacacggccctcacgttaaacaaaaagagcattcgcactctcacaggcgccctcacgggtcacttcacttGCACAAACACTTAcgtaaattaggcataactaacaccagcacctgcagattttgctgcgaagatgaggagtctatagaacatctcattatcgaatgtccggggttgacgcatagaaggaaaaggtttttaaacaagtccatgcttacagatgaagaccttcaatcaatcCCTCAGAAGgggctggtacaattcataagcatacttaacagtcaatagacagcatagggtgcacaatagatcaatatggtcgcagagCTAAAGgtccataccttaaccctttactaccattaaccatctTTTTGAAGGTGCGTTTTTTATTCGCCAAACTGAAATAAATCagtgaattatttttaaaactattcaaaataaataagttaataaatggagaaaacaaaggcaacacTGCTCTTTAATCTACACTTTCTAAGGGCGAATAAAGGGGAAAGGGTCAGATCTTAAATTTATCGTGacagaattattattttttattaatgcttttaatttttttgttaaaattaacatttttggtaaaagtggctaattttttatttcggattgaaaataaattaaattttaattcatagGACGACAATTCTGATGACGTACGGGCGATCCCGAGTTaggttttgcaatttttttttatctttgagtGTGTGGAAAAatttagtagtttttttttttaataaaaatgcgttaggttaggtttggaagccgcatcgcacatagagacagcgatgctACTTAGTCCACGAAACAGGTCCGTTATGAGCCAAAAAAGCTTTAAAttcgtacaaaaataaaaaatgaatagtcggcgtgtacacttctgttgggtgtttcaccgagcttctccttctattGATGGCGTTTGTCTTGATAtccttccacaaatggagggacctacagtttcaagccgactccgagcggcaaatggtttttttatgaggagctttttcatggcagaagtacagtcggaggtttgccattgccgaggggcgaccgctattagaaacaactttttctatcattgtgCTGTTTCATGCCcagagattcgagcctacacactcccgaatagtagtcacgcacaaactcaTTCGACCACGGCGGCCTCTTatggcacctttctggtctagagacgtgaaaattgaaggcgttgaaaattgGAGAAGAACAATTGAAATCagttgaaaatcatttttattcattagatcaattctttatttacaataataaaaaaaattgcttacccTGACGTAACACATGTCACTGGCGTAACTGATCGGGCTGCTCAGGtatgtctgaaaaaaaaatcgttcgaTTATTCATTAGGAGATATGTCGCTATGGTGGctagcagatttacaaaaaaaaattgttctagatattttatctgtttattggaaaaaaggattttttttcacgttctcgctgtagaaaaaaatagaaaaattgattataaaattataattctgctaccTGCAAGAGCCACAAGTTTACTCAATAacatacaatattaaaaattcaaagagtCGAAGGCCTTGGCTGCTAGCACTCCTGTTAGTTATTAAGTATAATAATTGTATTGTTGTACctaatcataataaataaaaaaaataaaataaaaattcaaatcaatcggttccgtactttttgagaaattaccaacgccaagtcggaaaaaatagtttcgagaaaaacacgattaaaatttcaagtgcctGGACGTCGTACTCCAAACCGGTCTCGTTTTAAAGGACtgtaagtatatttttgaaagtataaactatcataacatgaaaaaaatcgattttttcgaaattctagaccagaaaggtgccttaattCGTATAGAATGcaaaaatacttataaatacGTGGGTACATAATTTTTCGACCCCTAGTCTTTAGACTACACCCTGAAGTCTGTAAATATCGGACCACACTAATCTTCTGCACCCTAGCGCCTACGGGTCCGGCTGTTGCAAACGTTTTGCTTGCCAACCGTTAGGACAGTGAATTACTTTCCCTGCCTTAAAGTAATATTTAGCACTCATTAACTTTGCTGAAACTCTGTGCGACGAGCTTATTTTATGCCTAAACGAATAACATTTGTTCACTTCTAAATTAAAGCTGTGTTCAGGGCAGCCGTGTTTTCAGCCACCAGGAAACCTGCCGTGAAAGACAAaaatatacagtggctcacagcttatttcatgcagGCGAACTACTAAAACTACGaatgctgtattttgaaagctaaaccttttttgaaaaaatttaaatatcaaataatttatacgcAATTGCAGTATAAAAAAGgtacttcatatatttttttaagtttctaacaaaaaatttaaaaatacagagcagttcaaaattttatgtcacagcttatttcatgcgTTATTCATTTGTtcttaaatttaagttaaactaATGATTTTCATTACTTCCGGTCCGATTTTGTTCTACTTCTCCAAAATTACGGTCTTTATCTGATCTCTAATGCTTTGGAATAGATTATCTTTTAGAATATTGAGGTACATTGTTTTGTCCATAATACCCTCGACAAACCCAAAATTTCCTACTCCGGCTGCTGACAAACATGCCCATACCATTACACTGCCACGACCATGTTTCACAGTCGGTTTTATGTTCTTTTGTGGAGCTCTGTATTAGGTTTACGCCAGACGTAAGACATTCCATCTGAGCCGAATAGGTTGAATTTGGACTCGTCAGAAAATATTaccattttccaaaaatcaaaATCTTCAATTTCGACCGATCTAGCGAATGCAACTCGcctcaattgatttttttatttatgaatggcTTCCTTCGTGCTACTCGACCATTAAAGTCCTTTTTACGTAGTACGCGTCGCACTGTTTCGACGCAACATGATTTGCCCACTTCCTGCTGAATTTCGTTTAGCAATTTTGGAGCCGATAGCATtgggttttcttttatttttcgaacaGTTAAACGCTCATCACGttcgtcaaaaattttatttgagacACATCGGCCTTTATTTTGCACCCGATTTTCATGAAGCGTTTAATGATACTTTGTACTGTAGCACTACGCAAACAAACTATTTCCGCAATTTTTCGCTGCGACCAGTTCTCGCTGTTCAATCGTAGTACGTCGgcccattttttatatatttttatattgtccaCTTGGCGATCACAGATATACTAAAAattcatgatggaaagaataatgagatggcgcctatcgtggtcccgttactttgcgctcagcgaatttgacaactagttacgtgattttagctccagtatggctagattaccattttcgtaacttgatttagcatttttttttttgttatttagtctcggagttttagttctttcttcatgacatttttctagctgttctaattaaaatgtcatgtttataatttttgtaaaatatacattttttaataattatttaaataattcactcagttttatttagctttactcttttaacatctggtggcattgcccgcgattgcaggtgttgttggtgttcttctgctttcggcagtcaaatctctctctcgctattacaatgttgcctagctttggatataaaaacgcactaaaatgcccattcaaagaaaataatccaacaaatttttattgaatcacttaaagaactttgtatgcgtgacaaattgtctttaaaatgtgcgttttcttaaataaatgtgttatgcttatgtacaatttaatttatgagtttttgttttaagcgagactcttttgttaagcgaacgacttttttatattagtatatttgaaattatgtaactagataaggtactctttttgtaaaaatgtcagtatggtttctttagtattttctggtattgttgtttatttttacaatgaatataactcttaatgtcctatgtctcactaaggattgatgaccggaagaaacgattacacctctatggttttaattcgcattcaataaattcaaaggctttttaaaatgtgtaaaaaggttttcaatcgtAAGAAGAGTTAAGAGAGGggcatttcatatttttgcatagccttaaatggagccaaaaattaaatttgctttttcaaattatcaaattttataagagtaaacaaattttcattagcactaaaatcttctcagagtggccttttttaaacttcttttgtataacaatacagttttttttaacttaaagtttcggtagctttaaattaataaaaaggaacaaacacgaaacttcaaaattttcgcattttcggtataaaaaagaactaaatttattgcgaagagcaaatggttggcaatactgcacaactcagcaaacgtgacgtcacgtacgctctaatgggcgcaatcttctttctatcattcttgctaaAAACTGCATAGAACAATAACTGTGCGATAGTTACATAAACTAGAAATTCAAAATACTGTTAACCAAGCGACTAGCCGCCGTCACAACATAAACAAGTGTTTGAATGAAATAAGCTCTGAGCAAAGATACCGCATTGTGGTTGCATTTCATCCCGTAGTGTGAGTGGGCCTATATTTCCACGAATTCTGCTCTACTCATTATGTTAGCAAGTCATATAACTAAATACattacattaacatttttttttaaattgtgacaATTTTTCCTTctgcaataatttaaattcataaactGAAACTGCATGAAATAGCTGTGAGCGACTGTATGTTGCAATCAGACACAGCCTACATTTAAAATAGTAGGTACCAATattgcacatgcacacacacatatttttccaaaaagacATTGGAGCGACTTCGAGAGCCACATCATCGTTTGCGTCGCCAACAACACATCGTTTAGTCTACACGAAACACTGTGCAGGTAGAGTAACATTTTCTAATCTGAATAAAGCtttcaaaatcatattttataagtttaatttgaGGGAAGCTTTTTCAGTAGCTTCCTAATCAAAATCAGCTGTTATTGCGCCGcaacaaaatacaagttttatcTCCCGCGCTCGTTGCTTGCCGCTGAGTGAGTGCGCTGTGCTGAGAGTGAGTAAGATAATAAATCACACATTGTATACTATTTAACGGggacagcaacaaaaacacaaagttAACTGCTTTAGCAAGCGATAAACACAAGCACGTGAGAGCCAACACTATTGCTGTGCTGGTGAGATTTGTGAGGTTCATAGAAGCGCAACACAGCGCCGATCGCCACTACCCCAAAAGCAGCGACTCAGCTACACATCGACGGCCGGTTATCACAAAGGGAGTTAATTTGTGTCAGGTGACtattaaaaaactaagaaaatcaAAAGCGCACTAAATGAAATTTACAAAAGCCCTAAAAAACTaggtttcataaaaatatttgctcacAAAATATAGCAATGGGAACAGGCGCCAAAAATTACCAGCCACCGGAATGGATTACAGCCGAATTTCTGCAGGACGTGCTGAAGGAGTACTTCAAAGATAACACGTTGGAAGTGCACGAGTTGGTGGTGAAGAGCGCATTAAATGGTGAGAAAGGTAGCGGCTATGCCAGCGAAATGCACCGTGCCACTTTCAACTTGGCACGGAAGGACGGCAACGGCCGCTTTTCGGTGATCGTCAAAGTGAGTAATGCATCAAGTCTGCTATGGTGAAGCTTTGTGAATATTGCCATAACAGCTAACTGattatatttcattcattcattcactctAGGATCACCCAAAGGGCTACACTGGTGTTGTTGCGCACAAGAGTAAACTGTTCAAACGTGAAATATTGGCGTATAAAGAAATACTTCCCCGCGTGGAGGAATTGCTGGCTTCTATTGGTgataaaaccaaaattgcacccGCCTGTTACTACACCACCGAGACACCTGAGCCGTTCCTTGTGCTTGAGGATATGCAACTAACGGGTTTTGAGAACTTTGAAAGGTGCCGTTTGCTCAATCTAGACTACACTTTGCCAACCATTGAAAAGCTAGCCAAGGTGCATGCTTGTTCTGCAGTTATAGCGAAAGAGACACCCGAGGTTTTAGAGTTCTTCCAAGAAACACCAATTTCCAGAAATCCAGAACGCAAGGATTTTCTTAGCTTCTTTCCGGTGAATATACGCTGTGTTGCCGAAGAGTTGACCCATTGGAAGGGTTATGAAGAGAtcactgaaaaaatgtttacattggCTGAAAACGTGCTTCAGAATGCTGTGGAAATGTATGAATCGCACGACCAAGGCTTCCGTGTGCTCAATATGGCCGATTTGTGGATCGACAACCTGATGTTCCATGTCAACAATGACACGAAAGAGCCCGATGATGTGGTTATGGTGAGTATTTTGAAATGGCCTGCAACAGAATGAACTCATTTCATAATTTACTTGCAGTTGGATTTCCAATTATCATATTACGGTTCGCCGGCCATGGATCTGAATTACTTCCTTTTCGGTTCGCTAAACGAAAATGTACGGAAGGTGCATTTCAAATTCATAGTGCGTGAATATCATCGTATTTTGAAGGAAACACTCGAGAAGCTGCATTACAGCGGTGAAATACCTACGCTGAAGGACATAAACATTGCGCTTATACAGAATAGCCTGCAAGGTAAGAACTTAGTTGTTAACTCTATATTCAGCTAATAAGTCTGGGCAGCcttttttgtaacaattttaaatattatttaagtaTTCACGAAATTCCATGTACGAGCACTTTCCTAAAATTGTGCTATTCATGTAAAATTACAAGTAtagtagaagcccgataagtacaattggaaaatttcaacaatgattgcacttagcgaaaaattgcacttttgcgaatttctcctgtagatcgaggaatacctagggaaaaatattttaactctattcaatgcaattaatgagctcaaaaggtcgatattcaagaaaaatgaacacatatttattgaaattaatacaaagagatcaatgcggaaggacatatgagtgtgtgctccaaaatacaattattttttttggaaaaactttgttattttcgattgagttttctcgtaacacttttcaagtgcttttgatcggatatcatgcaaacaagcgatctgattgaatgacagtacatcgttctgttcaccccatttcaaaattgtattgacacagCCAAAAATCGATTCATGCTGGACTTTTTCGGTTGTTTCTTCTTGAGTAGTATCTACGGGTTCATTGGCTTCACTATCACCTTCATCTATTCCTAATTCCAAATcccaattgcggatttcatctgTGTCTGCTTCACGCGCATAGTTTTCGACCATCTCATTTAACCGTTGTAATCCTCCAACAAGAAGGGGGTCGTCAATTTCGATATCCAATGGCATATCGTCTGGATTAGATTCAATAATCGCGTCAACTGTTGGGATTGTACCCAATACGCTTTTCCAGCATTTAGCGATCGTTTCAGGGAGCAATTTCCCCCATGCTTGGGTCAACATGATCACGGcggttttcaaatcaattttcttcaatagttcatgtaatgaagaatctttttcactaattatggtttccattagcaatgttttgtattgaatttttgtcaagttaatAACACCTTGACCCATTGGCTGTAAAATCGCTGTGCAATTGGCCGGAAAATACATCACTTCGATCTCACCACAAACTAATTCTTGTTCGGGCGGATGAGATGGGGCTTGATCCGGCAAGAGTAATGCTTTGGGtggaacatcattttctttggcgaattttttcactttttcgacaaaattatcaaagaaccactttttgaaaatatctcgCGTCATCCAAGCAGTCGTGTTGCTAGCATAATTCaccgaaaattttgaaaacaacgcggattcatagatttgccgatcattaatggttttattttgtggctgccatcaccatttgcacacaaaagaacactgattcgatcttttgaagCCTGGAGCATTCTTTTCATCTTTCGAAACGTaggttttatttggcaaaagtttccaaaacAGCCCCGTTTCATaagcattatatatttgtgatgttacatatcctttttcagcgattttcgccgtcaatttttccttaaatggctcaatggcttctggatcacaagataatgattcaccagtcacagtcaaatagcgaagtccgaagcgtttcttgaatcgcgaaaaccattcatcacttgcattgaattgttctccatccttttttatttcatcaaatatttttaatgctttgcttttcaatatcaagctagaaacaggagcatttcgtcgccgctgattcatgaaaaactggtacaaacgcttctcgagctctggatgattgccaaaccgcaaagttttccgtttatttccaagtgaaaatgaattgtatgcattttcttttaatgaacggGATTGTTTCGGCAAATTGTTGCGCAATCAACTTTGTATTCGAATGCAAGATCTCGTTGTTTaacgcctttttcaattttttggagaatctcatctctttctttcaatgtaagaaaatgtagattctttttcacttttcccttgattttatttgatgaaagcaaaaaaaatgattcaaactccgaacgattgttttactctcaagaaccagcttgaaactaacgcgtgttgaatgtcacaaacgattcgatgccatattttatgatatcagcgctacaattttacagttatttgtaaaaatcaaaaatcacaaagcgtAAGAACAATGTTTTTGGTCGCAATAATTCCGAGAACCATAACTGTGCATAGCTATAAAGCTGTGTCTTCGCGCGCGATGAACGCAAATACATTgccgtattaagtaaaaaatttcttcgaacaagaattcttttgcgcccgaaaattgcaattttttattgctcttttcgagttttctatggactcaaaatcgaattgtactttccgcgaaattgcagctatcggtattgcacttatcgggcttctactgtatgTGAGAATTTGTGAGGAAAGATAATGACGATGGCCAGGGCAAACCAGCGCACGAAGTCAGCAGAGCTACTTCAGACTGAAATCCACACTAAGCACGAAATAGAGGCGCCAAAATTAAGCGGCGTTAATCTTATGCTAACCCAACAGGTAAAATACTTACGTGTTATCTTagatcccaaactcagctggaggtCCAAGGTAGATTACAGGGTAAAGAAaacgaatatagcactttacacgtgtataaaaatgtagggtaaaaaatggggtatccaaccaaaactatccaacacagccattgtaaggctaATACTaccatatgcggcactagtccgGTGACCCGCAATAGAAAAGAAGTACAACCTaaccaagctgaacaagatacaaataACAACGTGTATAtcaactacaggagcgcttagcatcAGTCCTACgaaagcgctcaatgtactaactcatctattaccattagacttaaatataaaaacaatcgctacttgcagcgcggtgagactcagagatatagaaagctggacaacaagatcgtacggtcacagcaagatcttCTTACAGGGActctcgctgctcaaaaacaaatcagactacACAATCCcggaccttaacttcaagaaagatttTACGGTacattttccaccgagagccgaatggggcaaagggaaggtgattgtaAGATATGATATTcaaatctacactgacgggtctaagatgaactgtggtgtgagagctggcttccattcggaaccgctcaacctatctcagtcaattcgacttcctgactatgccagcgtctTCCAGGCAAAACTACTTGCGATCAGAGAAGCAgccactaaaactctacaaggaagttggtgcacgagtagctatcttttaagacagtcaagcagctatcaaggccttaggtTCCGATTCCACCTCAttcaaactagtcttacagtgtagagaggaactgaAATTGCTTAGTGATTGTCTTAAATTACTCTGATGTGGGTCACTGCAACCCTTTTAGGTCATTGGAatgtaggggatcatgcagccagacgcAACCTCCCTTTCAATCCTATctacagaagctgtcaagcggaaggggtgaaggaaagtattttccactactaatgtgaatgtccagggctagctagggcaagacttcgctctttcggtaagcctttcttgcagcaaacTAGTGGGATCTCAGACAGAATTTGCTGCAATACCTCGGacaaaatggatctgacttagaaaaacacaaaaaaacatcatcacacgagaccagtggtaataaaacggtgctggtcgctaattcggattatttcagtagaaatactcaaccacttcaacaacaacaacaacaacagaggaCGTCCCAGGGGATCATGGCGACGTATAGACGAAAACCTGAGGTGGACACAGATTAAGGCAAAAGCTGAAAACCGAAACCTATGGAAATCAATTGTTCTGAGACTATGCGCCCAGTGACCGGAGCGATAGTAATCAATCATCAtcgtatataattggcgcctacaccctttTCGATTATTTGGcagagctccttctcctatttgatgtgtgcgtcttgatgttttttgcAGAAATGGAGGGcttacagttttacgccgcctccgaacatcacatggttttttatgaggaggtctttcatgacaaaaatacactcagatgtttgttattgcctgccgaggagcgattgCCATTAGAAAAACGTATTCTATTAATTGGTGTTTTGTGTCCGCAGTTTCCAATCTGCGCACTTGCGAAcgatagtcacgcatcaacccattcgtctacggtgACTCCCGTTAGTAAGAAAAGGCAAAATATGGTTAGCCCTATTAAGTCTGAATGTGACATTTGAGAAACGGAGAGTTCATGCCATTAACTCGCCCTAATCCGCGTGCTTGTTTTAGTAGGCGACTCAAAAACAAGAACGGACAAGACCGACTTCCCGCCGAGCTATACAAAGCTGGAGCTCCAGAGCTGACAAACAGTATGCATCAGCTCCTTTGCAGGATATGATCGGATGAGAGCATGCCAAGCGAAAGGAACCTGAGTGTGCTGGAAGAATGGTAATTATGCAATCTGCGCAAATTAACGCGGGATAAGCCTGTTTAACATCGCATCAAGGTCCtgtcgagcgtattgtgtgagagAATGAACTCCATGGTCAACAAACTGATTGGGCTCTATCAGTTCCTGGTAAGTCCATCATAGACCAAatcttcacaatacgccaaatgcTGCCGAAAGCCTACGAAAAACAACTCGACACGCACCACCTCTgcgtcgatttcaaagccgccttttctttgaaataacctCTCCCAGCCGTTCGATACCAAGCGAGATTTCAGACAGGACGATTCTCTATCTCATGACTTTTTCAACGTTTTGCTGGAAAAGATCTTTCGCGCTGCCGTGCTGAACCGCACTGCTACTATCTTTCATAAGAGCACCATACTACCAGCATATGCCAACGACATCGACATTATCGGCGAAACCAACCGCACTGTATGCTGGGCATACTCCAGTTTAAAGGGAATGGGGAtaaaacaaagtacctgctgTCAACACACAAAGAGTCTTCGCGTCTTGGACAATATCTCAGTGTTGACAACCAACAATTTGAAATTGTGAAGGACTTTGTCTACCTTGGGGCCAGTATTAATAACATAAATGacgtcagcctggagatcaaacggccgattcccgaaaagctggccaaaactcaaaaaattaagtaattgattcaaaatttcttactcgggggttgtcggggtcgctggttacgaatttgatcttaaaattttgaaaatccacccccttccacccctattggccaccccctcacgtgaaatagcgtatattctagaacataatcaagatgcatgtaaatttatatgttttcggggtcgcaaggtagcaagtggtagcagctgaatcttgttttattcagtaaccattacttttttgggtaacctttaataggtttcaaagcagcatatgacggcgttgtattactatacagtttgaaaactcaaattttataaaaaaaattgcaaaaaatgtatctacgtattgctgcagctaaaaattttgtgtcgaggtattgatatatACTAAAGATTTCTGATtgattgatatgtactaaagatttctcgtattttactaaccttccgaagatgattccatttggttttgttcaatttactccattacaaaatctttcaaatgtgtacaactttcactattcatcgacagtaatacgatgctcaaacgaaggccacgttgcgactgaaa
Coding sequences within:
- the LOC129235375 gene encoding uncharacterized protein LOC129235375, encoding MGTGAKNYQPPEWITAEFLQDVLKEYFKDNTLEVHELVVKSALNGEKGSGYASEMHRATFNLARKDGNGRFSVIVKDHPKGYTGVVAHKSKLFKREILAYKEILPRVEELLASIGDKTKIAPACYYTTETPEPFLVLEDMQLTGFENFERCRLLNLDYTLPTIEKLAKVHACSAVIAKETPEVLEFFQETPISRNPERKDFLSFFPVNIRCVAEELTHWKGYEEITEKMFTLAENVLQNAVEMYESHDQGFRVLNMADLWIDNLMFHVNNDTKEPDDVVMLDFQLSYYGSPAMDLNYFLFGSLNENVRKVHFKFIVREYHRILKETLEKLHYSGEIPTLKDINIALIQNSLQGVIAATCLTPLIFMESTGDEKLENLTSRTEEGDQMRRQNAENPKYRAFLQRTVKEFELCGFLDA